The Oscillospiraceae bacterium genome has a segment encoding these proteins:
- a CDS encoding GNAT family N-acetyltransferase has protein sequence MEFTHAFYDALPPEAAAIRQAVFVEEQGFQEEFDAIDRHALHLLLFADGRPVGTLRAFTEDGGTRWHIGRVAVIQSARQLHLGRRMMDLAEAELRRRGAAGIEVSAQCRVQPFYEKCGFTSVGEVYLDEFCPHIRMVKEL, from the coding sequence ATGGAATTTACCCACGCATTTTATGACGCTTTGCCCCCGGAGGCCGCGGCCATTCGCCAGGCGGTTTTTGTGGAGGAGCAGGGCTTTCAGGAGGAATTTGACGCCATTGACCGCCACGCCCTGCACCTGCTGCTGTTTGCAGACGGCCGGCCGGTGGGCACTTTGCGTGCCTTTACGGAGGACGGCGGCACCCGCTGGCATATTGGCCGGGTGGCGGTGATCCAGTCCGCCCGCCAGCTGCACTTAGGGCGGCGAATGATGGACTTGGCAGAGGCGGAACTACGCCGCCGGGGCGCTGCGGGCATTGAGGTGTCTGCCCAGTGCCGGGTACAGCCTTTTTACGAAAAGTGCGGTTTTACCTCGGTGGGGGAGGTCTATCTGGACGAGTTTTGCCCCCACATTCGTATGGTTAAGGAACTGTAA
- a CDS encoding glycoside hydrolase family 27 protein has protein sequence MKKTLAPTPPMGWNSWDCYGAGVTEKALRENARFMAAHLLPYGWNTLVCDIQWYEPQAKGNEYNNFAPVCMDDYGRLLPAENRFPSAAGGKGFGPIADYCHSLGLRFGIHIMRGIPRQAVHRDTPILGTDFTARDAAHHFSVCAWNTDMYGMRDNAAAQAYYDSVCRLYADWGVDFIKCDDICVTEFRKWDDPYNARHEIEMLHRSLQNSGREVVLSLSPGPADIAHLPHLRRHAQMWRMTGDFWDRWDKLHDMFDRCKTWEGVPGPGCWPDCDMLPVGRLCKDAPYHGAQNRMSNFTPDEVRTMFTLWGIFRSPLFLGGDLPEMPADVLAMLTNQDYLQMHATSYGARELLRRETNGRGTIQWVACGRGCKYAALFNTKDCPARQTLDLTALHLPDTACTVTEIWSGEPLGTFKNRFSATVPAHGALLLRVTAE, from the coding sequence ATGAAAAAGACACTTGCCCCTACCCCGCCTATGGGGTGGAACAGCTGGGACTGCTACGGCGCCGGCGTAACGGAGAAAGCATTGCGGGAGAACGCCCGCTTTATGGCGGCGCACCTGCTGCCCTATGGGTGGAACACCCTGGTGTGCGACATTCAGTGGTACGAGCCGCAGGCAAAGGGCAACGAGTATAACAATTTTGCCCCGGTTTGTATGGACGACTATGGGCGTTTGTTACCGGCGGAGAACCGCTTTCCCAGCGCAGCCGGGGGCAAGGGCTTTGGCCCCATTGCGGACTATTGCCATTCTCTGGGTCTGCGCTTTGGTATTCATATTATGCGGGGCATTCCCCGCCAGGCGGTGCATCGGGATACGCCGATTTTGGGCACGGATTTTACTGCCCGGGACGCAGCCCATCACTTCTCCGTCTGCGCCTGGAACACGGATATGTACGGTATGCGGGACAATGCCGCAGCCCAAGCGTACTATGACTCCGTTTGTCGGTTGTACGCCGACTGGGGCGTGGATTTTATTAAGTGCGACGATATTTGCGTCACGGAATTTCGCAAGTGGGACGATCCGTATAACGCCCGGCACGAGATTGAAATGCTCCACCGCAGCTTGCAAAATAGCGGGCGGGAGGTAGTCTTATCCCTCTCTCCCGGCCCGGCGGATATTGCTCATTTGCCCCACCTGCGCCGCCACGCCCAAATGTGGCGTATGACCGGCGATTTTTGGGACCGGTGGGACAAGCTGCATGATATGTTTGACCGGTGCAAGACCTGGGAGGGCGTGCCCGGCCCCGGCTGCTGGCCGGATTGCGATATGCTGCCGGTGGGCCGCCTGTGCAAGGACGCTCCCTACCATGGTGCGCAGAATCGTATGAGCAATTTTACTCCGGATGAGGTGCGCACCATGTTCACTTTGTGGGGCATTTTCCGCAGTCCGCTGTTTTTGGGCGGCGATCTGCCGGAGATGCCCGCCGATGTGCTGGCTATGTTGACCAATCAAGATTATCTGCAAATGCACGCTACCTCTTACGGCGCCCGGGAATTGCTGCGGCGAGAGACCAACGGCCGGGGCACCATTCAGTGGGTGGCCTGCGGCCGGGGCTGCAAGTACGCCGCCCTGTTTAATACCAAGGATTGCCCGGCCCGCCAAACCCTGGACCTGACCGCCCTGCACCTGCCGGATACCGCCTGTACCGTAACGGAGATTTGGTCCGGCGAACCGTTGGGTACCTTCAAAAACCGCTTCTCCGCCACCGTCCCCGCCCACGGCGCCCTCCTGCTTCGTGTAACGGCAGAATGA
- a CDS encoding ATP-binding cassette domain-containing protein, translating to MIQANNVTVQFGGRALFERVNVTFSKGNCYGIIGANGAGKSTFLKVLDGELEPQKGEVVITPGERLSVLKQDHFAYDQYQVVRTVLMGNPRLIEIMEEKDALYAKPDFSEADGVRAGELEAEFADMDGWNAESDAEFMLNKLGVTDEYHYMTMAELPANLKVKVLLAQALFGNPDILLLDEPTNHLDLSAIRWLENFLLDFENTVIVVSHDRHFLNKVCTHICDVDFGKIQMYVGNYDFWYEYTQMRQRQARDQNKKNEQKIKELQAFIARFSANAAKSKQATSRKKQLDALEMIDMPVSSRRFPFVDFKPDRECGNDLLRVDHLTKTIGDRKVLDDISFVIHPREKVAFVGADAMAKTTLFKIIMGEMEPDEGEYKWGVTTTQSYFPSDNSAYFDGVDLTLIDWLRQYTTQTLETDIRSWLGRMLFSGDEALKKANVLSGGERVRCMLCKMMLSGANVLVLDEPTNHLDLESITALNDGLIRYPETILFTSHDHQFVQTVADRIIEVSGNTLLDRKGTYDEFLADFDEDQLKKY from the coding sequence ATGATTCAAGCCAATAATGTAACCGTGCAGTTTGGCGGTCGCGCCCTGTTTGAGCGGGTCAATGTGACCTTCTCCAAGGGCAACTGCTACGGCATCATCGGTGCCAACGGCGCAGGCAAGTCCACTTTCTTAAAAGTGCTGGACGGCGAGCTGGAGCCCCAAAAGGGAGAGGTGGTCATCACCCCCGGCGAGCGGCTCAGCGTGCTCAAACAGGACCACTTTGCCTACGACCAGTACCAGGTGGTGCGCACCGTGCTGATGGGCAACCCCCGTCTTATTGAAATTATGGAAGAAAAGGACGCCCTGTACGCCAAGCCGGACTTTAGCGAGGCGGATGGCGTGCGCGCCGGGGAACTGGAAGCGGAATTTGCCGATATGGACGGCTGGAACGCAGAGAGCGATGCGGAGTTTATGCTCAACAAGCTGGGTGTTACCGACGAGTACCACTATATGACCATGGCGGAACTGCCTGCCAACTTAAAGGTCAAAGTGCTGCTGGCGCAGGCCCTCTTTGGCAATCCGGACATTTTGCTGCTGGACGAGCCTACCAACCACCTAGATCTGTCCGCCATTCGCTGGCTGGAAAACTTCCTGCTGGATTTTGAAAACACGGTAATCGTGGTGTCCCATGACCGTCACTTCTTAAATAAGGTCTGCACCCATATCTGCGATGTGGACTTTGGCAAAATTCAAATGTATGTAGGCAACTACGACTTTTGGTACGAGTACACCCAAATGCGACAGCGCCAGGCTCGGGATCAGAACAAGAAGAACGAGCAGAAGATCAAGGAACTCCAGGCCTTTATTGCCCGCTTCTCTGCCAACGCGGCCAAGAGCAAGCAGGCCACCAGCCGTAAAAAGCAGCTGGACGCTTTGGAGATGATCGACATGCCCGTGTCCTCCCGCCGGTTCCCCTTTGTGGACTTTAAGCCGGATCGGGAGTGCGGCAACGACCTGCTGCGAGTGGACCACCTGACCAAGACCATCGGCGACCGCAAGGTGCTGGACGACATCAGCTTTGTGATCCATCCCAGAGAGAAGGTGGCCTTTGTGGGCGCAGATGCCATGGCTAAGACCACCCTGTTTAAGATCATTATGGGCGAGATGGAGCCGGACGAGGGCGAATACAAGTGGGGCGTAACCACCACCCAAAGCTACTTCCCCAGCGACAACAGCGCCTACTTTGACGGCGTGGACCTGACCCTGATCGACTGGCTGCGCCAGTACACCACCCAAACGCTGGAAACGGACATTCGCTCCTGGCTGGGTCGTATGCTTTTTAGCGGCGACGAGGCGTTAAAGAAAGCCAATGTGCTTTCCGGCGGCGAGCGGGTACGGTGTATGCTGTGCAAAATGATGCTCTCCGGCGCCAATGTGCTGGTGCTGGACGAACCCACCAACCACCTGGACCTGGAGTCCATCACCGCATTGAACGACGGCCTGATCCGCTACCCGGAGACCATTCTCTTTACCTCCCACGACCACCAGTTTGTGCAGACCGTTGCCGACCGGATCATCGAGGTCAGCGGCAATACCCTGCTGGATCGCAAGGGCACCTACGACGAATTTCTGGCAGACTTTGACGAGGACCAGCTGAAGAAGTATTAA
- a CDS encoding GNAT family N-acetyltransferase produces the protein MELSPICKKEYPALRALYRSAFPAAERMPLSRFFALQKKGQAEILVLRTGGAFTGLMIVTFAPGYALLNYFAVEPDCRSMGLGSRALPALQQRYPNRQVVLEVEPPDHTAPNARQRQRRLDFYAKNGFLPCNLPVRLCGVALDVLTPGGQALDFAAYQGFYRPIFGRLAPLFVQKRQ, from the coding sequence ATGGAACTCTCCCCTATCTGCAAAAAAGAATACCCGGCGCTGCGGGCACTGTATCGCAGCGCGTTCCCGGCAGCGGAGCGTATGCCCCTCTCCCGCTTCTTCGCCCTGCAAAAAAAGGGGCAAGCGGAGATTTTGGTGCTGCGCACCGGCGGCGCCTTTACCGGGTTAATGATCGTCACCTTTGCCCCCGGCTACGCCCTGCTCAACTACTTTGCCGTGGAGCCGGACTGCCGCTCTATGGGACTTGGCTCCCGGGCGCTGCCCGCCTTGCAGCAGCGTTATCCCAATCGGCAGGTGGTGCTGGAGGTGGAGCCGCCGGATCATACGGCACCCAACGCCAGGCAGCGGCAACGGCGGCTGGATTTCTATGCCAAAAACGGCTTTCTCCCCTGCAACTTGCCGGTACGGCTGTGCGGCGTGGCACTGGATGTGCTCACGCCCGGCGGGCAGGCACTGGATTTTGCCGCCTATCAAGGGTTTTATCGCCCGATCTTTGGCCGACTGGCGCCCCTTTTTGTGCAAAAGCGCCAATAA
- the rpe gene encoding ribulose-phosphate 3-epimerase: MKISPSMLACDFANMGAEANKCAAGGAHLLHLDVMDGHFVPNISFGAPVIAGLSKVCDLPFDVHLMISQPLRYIDDYADAGADLITFHLESDDDPSAVIDKILARGCKPAIAIKPGTPAEAVLPYADRLAMVLVMTVEPGFGGQSFMADMMPKLTLLRSRYPHLDLQVDGGINLETVKAAAKAGANVFVAGSAVFKSADPAATIAGLCRAAQQAAE, from the coding sequence ATGAAGATTTCACCGTCTATGCTGGCCTGCGATTTTGCCAACATGGGCGCAGAGGCCAACAAATGCGCCGCCGGGGGCGCTCATCTGCTGCACCTGGATGTAATGGACGGGCATTTTGTGCCCAATATCTCCTTTGGCGCGCCGGTGATCGCCGGGCTGTCCAAGGTGTGCGACCTGCCCTTTGATGTGCACCTGATGATCAGCCAGCCGCTGCGGTATATTGACGATTACGCCGACGCCGGTGCGGATCTGATCACTTTCCACCTGGAGAGCGACGATGACCCGAGCGCAGTGATCGACAAGATCCTTGCCCGGGGCTGCAAGCCTGCGATTGCCATTAAGCCGGGCACGCCGGCAGAGGCGGTGCTGCCCTATGCGGATCGGCTGGCCATGGTGCTGGTGATGACAGTGGAGCCGGGCTTCGGCGGCCAAAGCTTTATGGCAGATATGATGCCAAAGCTCACTTTGCTGCGCAGCCGCTATCCCCACCTGGATCTGCAAGTGGACGGGGGCATTAACCTGGAGACGGTAAAGGCAGCGGCCAAGGCCGGGGCCAATGTGTTTGTGGCAGGGTCTGCGGTGTTTAAGAGTGCGGATCCGGCAGCCACCATTGCCGGTCTGTGCCGTGCGGCGCAGCAGGCTGCGGAATAA
- a CDS encoding putative glycoside hydrolase, producing MKKKQKRFYSNDKRGQKWTEPEVGRPIDFADKYIEPRTQAGQAELDRERRKKGPAFQKATPGQVVRRVLLVLLGLVLLYAGYILMDAWMDLHAMPAAQTDTVDGNTISTVALEAKAAKVDSLSLDGAVMLDAMMDDLSSGGYTAACFDIKRADGTVGYASTLGTVAAAGAVSSPAGDLRSSCQKLGKNDLLVLGHIVCYPDNVQTAANPAWAVKSGKTAYTDPAGNRYLNPDSTEVYNYIRSLVEESVRAGVTVFVLEGTELPQAAGTFNHNGFADLSKRLTADLGQDVKFLQPVAVNITSTATADLKKEVADKCTQNPNENQIYAITCPEKSRRAVKQLLDDRGCTCYLITE from the coding sequence ATGAAGAAAAAGCAAAAGCGATTTTACAGTAATGACAAGCGGGGTCAAAAATGGACGGAGCCGGAAGTGGGCCGCCCCATTGACTTTGCAGACAAATACATCGAACCGCGCACCCAGGCGGGTCAGGCAGAGCTGGATCGGGAGCGGCGTAAAAAAGGCCCGGCGTTTCAAAAGGCCACGCCCGGTCAGGTGGTGCGCCGGGTACTTTTGGTGCTGCTGGGGCTGGTGCTGCTGTATGCGGGCTATATTTTGATGGATGCCTGGATGGATCTGCACGCCATGCCTGCCGCCCAAACGGACACGGTGGACGGCAATACCATCAGCACTGTGGCGCTGGAGGCCAAGGCAGCCAAGGTGGACAGTCTGTCCCTGGACGGCGCAGTGATGTTGGATGCCATGATGGACGATTTGTCCTCCGGCGGCTATACCGCTGCCTGTTTTGATATTAAGCGGGCGGACGGCACCGTGGGCTACGCCTCTACCCTGGGTACGGTGGCGGCAGCCGGGGCGGTATCTTCCCCTGCCGGGGATTTGCGCTCCTCTTGTCAAAAGCTGGGCAAGAATGACTTGCTGGTGCTGGGGCACATTGTGTGCTATCCGGACAATGTGCAGACCGCTGCCAATCCGGCCTGGGCGGTGAAGAGCGGCAAAACCGCTTACACAGATCCGGCGGGCAACCGCTACCTGAACCCGGACAGCACGGAGGTTTACAACTACATTCGCTCGCTGGTGGAGGAGAGCGTTCGCGCCGGGGTAACGGTGTTTGTGCTGGAGGGTACGGAGCTGCCGCAGGCGGCGGGCACCTTTAACCACAACGGGTTTGCCGATTTGTCCAAGCGACTGACTGCCGACCTGGGGCAGGATGTAAAATTTCTGCAACCGGTGGCGGTAAACATCACCTCTACCGCTACGGCGGACCTGAAAAAAGAAGTGGCTGACAAGTGCACCCAAAACCCGAATGAAAACCAAATTTATGCCATTACCTGCCCGGAGAAAAGCCGTCGGGCAGTGAAGCAGCTGCTGGATGACCGTGGCTGCACCTGTTACCTGATCACGGAGTGA
- a CDS encoding cadherin-like beta sandwich domain-containing protein — MKRKFLYLLLTLCLLGQCLPAFAAQAPVLERIAFSGATIVGQFKSDVYQYQLVLDNAAVSPKLKSYKVQGEGNLFVTYDTDSTNHQTAVVVTLSYDTGSAKYTFTYKNAAAYVKNSENHLDSITCTLGELVPEMNEDDTTYKLYIPCDLTSLMITPVTKDINAYCAPVEMTLAPEQEIDLTLPVTASDGQVRTYTIKVRRVDKTVEQVRAEMAQEDYTSFVEGTRFYQQPAFRMAVTAGVGGLAVLIVLLAFHARKTARVTDEDEPSFYRSEQ; from the coding sequence ATGAAGCGAAAGTTCTTATACCTGCTGCTGACCCTGTGTCTGCTGGGTCAGTGCCTGCCTGCCTTTGCGGCGCAGGCCCCGGTGCTGGAGCGCATTGCCTTTTCCGGCGCCACCATTGTGGGGCAGTTTAAGAGCGATGTGTACCAGTACCAGTTGGTGCTGGACAACGCGGCGGTGTCGCCAAAGCTGAAAAGCTACAAGGTGCAGGGGGAGGGCAACCTGTTCGTGACCTATGATACGGACAGCACCAACCATCAAACGGCGGTGGTGGTCACCCTCAGCTATGACACCGGCTCCGCCAAATATACCTTTACTTACAAGAACGCCGCAGCTTATGTTAAGAACAGCGAGAACCACCTGGACTCGATAACCTGCACCCTGGGTGAGCTGGTGCCGGAGATGAATGAGGACGATACCACTTACAAGCTGTATATTCCCTGCGACCTGACCTCGCTGATGATTACCCCGGTGACCAAGGATATTAACGCCTACTGCGCACCGGTGGAGATGACGCTGGCGCCGGAGCAGGAGATCGACCTGACCCTGCCGGTGACCGCCTCGGACGGCCAGGTGCGCACCTATACCATTAAGGTGCGCCGGGTGGACAAGACCGTGGAACAGGTGCGTGCCGAGATGGCACAGGAGGACTACACCTCCTTTGTGGAGGGCACCCGCTTTTACCAGCAGCCCGCCTTCCGGATGGCGGTGACTGCCGGCGTGGGCGGTCTGGCAGTGTTGATCGTTCTTTTGGCATTCCATGCCCGCAAGACTGCCCGGGTCACAGACGAGGACGAGCCGTCCTTTTATAGATCGGAGCAATAA
- the mgtE gene encoding magnesium transporter encodes MELEELKAEIEDLHTKRQFSAIKTILNQLNPADIAQLLEEFSNEERLLFFRLLGKEEAADTFVELEPDNQEALIHAFSDNELREVLDELYLDDTVDMIEEMPATVVKRILRNTDVETRASINTLLRYPEDSAGSIMTPEFVDLKRDMTVEDAFKRIRRTGVDKETIYTCYVTDASRHLLGVTTVKELLLHDQDDRIEAFMETNVIYVNTLSDQEEAAAQLSKYDFLALPVVDLEERLVGIITVDDAMDVIQEENTEDIQKMNAIVPTERTYLKTGVLATWKSRIPWLLLLMVSATFTGSIITSFEDKLASMIILTSFIPMLMDTGGNSGGQASVTVIRALSLNEIDMRDIFKVIWKELRVGLLCGTSLAVINFVKVLLVDRLMLGMTGVTLKVDLVISLTLIVEVTLAKMIGCSLPIIAKRLKLDPAVMSSPFVTTIVDAISLLIYFGFATAVLHI; translated from the coding sequence ATGGAATTAGAAGAACTGAAAGCAGAAATTGAGGATCTTCATACCAAACGGCAGTTCTCTGCCATTAAAACCATTTTAAACCAGTTGAACCCGGCAGATATTGCCCAGCTTTTAGAGGAGTTCAGCAACGAAGAACGGCTGTTGTTCTTTCGCCTACTGGGCAAGGAAGAAGCGGCAGATACCTTTGTAGAGCTGGAGCCGGACAACCAGGAGGCACTGATTCACGCTTTCTCCGATAACGAGTTGCGAGAGGTGCTGGACGAGCTGTACCTGGACGATACGGTGGATATGATTGAGGAAATGCCCGCTACCGTTGTGAAGCGCATTTTGCGCAACACGGATGTGGAAACCCGCGCTTCCATCAACACCCTGCTGCGCTACCCGGAGGACAGCGCCGGTTCTATCATGACTCCGGAGTTTGTGGACTTAAAGCGGGATATGACCGTGGAGGACGCTTTTAAGCGCATTCGCCGCACCGGTGTGGACAAAGAGACCATTTATACCTGCTATGTAACGGACGCCTCCCGCCATTTGCTGGGCGTGACCACCGTGAAGGAACTGCTGCTCCACGATCAGGACGACCGGATCGAGGCGTTTATGGAGACCAATGTGATCTATGTGAATACCCTTAGCGACCAGGAGGAGGCGGCTGCCCAGCTGAGCAAATACGACTTTCTGGCGTTGCCGGTGGTGGACCTGGAAGAGCGACTGGTGGGTATCATCACCGTAGACGATGCTATGGATGTTATCCAGGAGGAGAACACCGAGGATATTCAAAAGATGAACGCCATCGTGCCCACGGAGCGGACTTATCTGAAGACCGGCGTGCTGGCGACTTGGAAGTCCCGGATCCCTTGGTTGCTGCTTTTGATGGTCAGCGCCACCTTTACCGGCTCCATTATCACCAGCTTTGAGGACAAGCTGGCCAGTATGATTATTTTGACCTCCTTTATCCCTATGCTGATGGACACCGGCGGCAATTCCGGTGGTCAGGCCAGCGTTACCGTAATTCGCGCCCTGTCTCTTAACGAGATTGATATGCGGGATATTTTCAAGGTGATATGGAAAGAGCTGCGGGTGGGTCTGCTTTGCGGCACCAGCCTGGCGGTCATTAACTTTGTTAAGGTACTGTTGGTGGATCGACTGATGCTGGGTATGACCGGCGTGACCTTGAAGGTGGATCTGGTGATCAGCCTGACCCTGATTGTTGAGGTCACTTTGGCCAAGATGATCGGCTGTTCTCTGCCCATTATCGCCAAACGATTGAAACTGGATCCGGCGGTGATGTCGTCCCCCTTTGTAACCACCATTGTGGACGCTATTTCCCTGTTGATCTACTTTGGCTTTGCCACCGCCGTGCTGCATATTTAA
- a CDS encoding NUDIX domain-containing protein — protein MAEYFDLLSPTGEPLGITKERNAVHRDGDWHPSVHIFVIQGDRVLLQRRKWDKESFPGKLDLACTGHVDAGEDYLTAARRELQEELNLSAGADDLRYLFTQKLEVDADFGHGRFVSNEHCRVYLLHPAAPLTTLRYQAEEIDELVWIDRHTDITGADYCLLPAEWHKAMGLIFGA, from the coding sequence ATGGCCGAGTATTTTGACCTGCTGTCCCCCACCGGGGAACCCCTGGGGATCACCAAAGAGCGAAACGCCGTCCACCGGGACGGGGACTGGCACCCCAGCGTGCATATCTTTGTGATACAGGGTGACCGGGTACTGCTTCAACGACGAAAGTGGGACAAAGAGTCTTTTCCCGGCAAGCTGGATCTGGCCTGCACCGGCCATGTGGACGCCGGCGAGGACTACCTGACCGCCGCCCGGCGAGAACTGCAAGAGGAGCTGAACCTATCCGCCGGTGCCGATGACCTGCGCTACCTGTTTACCCAAAAGTTAGAGGTGGATGCAGACTTTGGTCACGGCCGCTTTGTCAGTAACGAGCACTGCCGGGTGTATCTGCTGCATCCCGCTGCTCCCCTGACCACTCTGCGCTACCAGGCGGAGGAGATCGACGAACTGGTATGGATAGACCGGCATACGGACATTACCGGTGCAGATTATTGCCTGCTCCCCGCGGAGTGGCACAAGGCCATGGGTCTGATTTTCGGGGCGTGA
- a CDS encoding DUF6472 family protein: protein MDRLCENCWYFVCDGEGEDAEEGFCDLMLDEDEYARMLESDTSAGCKYFRPDVGEYGIVRKQN from the coding sequence ATGGACAGACTGTGTGAGAACTGCTGGTACTTTGTGTGCGACGGCGAGGGCGAGGACGCCGAAGAGGGCTTCTGCGACCTGATGCTGGACGAGGACGAGTACGCCCGCATGCTGGAGAGTGACACCTCCGCCGGGTGCAAATACTTCCGTCCCGATGTAGGCGAGTACGGCATTGTAAGGAAACAAAACTGA
- a CDS encoding glycosyl hydrolase family 28 protein, with protein MKEYNVLQYGAVGDGATNDAFAIQHAIDDCAKNGGGRVVLQSGYVFYSDSIRLRSKVDLHIQKGARLKATGNIDGYIRPNKLINDPKTALIGNPVTGKPSFVFLYGYEADGCTISGEGTIDANGHAFVQRKDQYYVTGDFYPRPTVIYVEKSNHITFKDITIVDAPFWTLHPAGCDDVLIDRIRILNDLDVANSDGIDPDHCSNVRILGCHVECADDCICLKASKGNAEYGPCENIIIDGCTLVSTSAAIKIGTEGVGDFRNVLVQNCVISRSNRGLSIQIRDGGSVENVSYSNIIIETRRFCPDWWGTAEPITITAFDRDQNTRCGKVKNIRFFNITAKGENGVLLHGTAENPIEDVRFENCRITLTKTSKWPCGLYDLRPCLDYGVEKYQNAAFFLRHAKDITIEKTKTDWGNLCPDYSCAVDAAYVDNLELIRLTGHAADPAEDDLKLRHVRLVK; from the coding sequence TTGAAGGAATACAATGTTCTCCAGTACGGTGCCGTCGGCGACGGCGCCACCAACGACGCCTTTGCCATTCAGCACGCCATTGACGACTGCGCCAAAAACGGCGGCGGCCGGGTGGTGCTGCAAAGCGGCTATGTGTTTTACAGCGACTCCATTCGCCTGCGATCCAAGGTGGACCTGCATATTCAAAAAGGCGCTCGGCTGAAAGCCACCGGCAATATTGACGGCTATATCCGCCCCAACAAACTCATCAACGACCCCAAAACGGCGTTGATCGGCAACCCGGTCACCGGCAAGCCCAGCTTTGTCTTTCTCTACGGCTATGAGGCAGACGGCTGCACCATCAGCGGGGAGGGCACCATTGACGCCAACGGCCACGCCTTTGTGCAGCGCAAGGACCAATACTATGTGACCGGCGACTTCTACCCCCGCCCTACGGTGATCTATGTGGAGAAGTCCAACCATATCACCTTTAAGGACATTACCATTGTGGACGCACCGTTCTGGACCCTGCACCCGGCCGGGTGCGACGATGTGCTTATTGACCGTATTCGCATTCTCAATGATCTGGATGTGGCCAACAGCGACGGCATTGACCCGGACCACTGCTCCAATGTGCGCATTTTGGGCTGCCATGTGGAGTGCGCCGACGACTGCATTTGCCTTAAGGCCAGCAAGGGCAACGCCGAGTACGGCCCCTGCGAAAATATCATCATTGACGGCTGCACCCTGGTATCCACCTCCGCTGCCATTAAGATCGGCACCGAAGGAGTGGGCGATTTTCGCAATGTGCTGGTACAAAACTGCGTGATCTCCCGCAGCAACCGGGGGCTGTCCATTCAAATTCGGGACGGCGGCTCGGTAGAGAATGTAAGCTATTCCAATATTATCATAGAGACCCGGCGCTTTTGCCCGGACTGGTGGGGCACGGCAGAGCCCATCACCATCACCGCCTTTGACCGGGACCAGAATACCCGCTGCGGTAAGGTAAAGAACATTCGCTTCTTTAACATTACCGCCAAGGGCGAGAACGGCGTGCTCCTTCACGGCACAGCGGAGAACCCCATTGAAGATGTGCGCTTTGAGAACTGCCGCATTACCCTGACCAAAACCAGCAAGTGGCCCTGCGGGCTGTATGACTTGCGCCCCTGCTTAGACTACGGGGTGGAAAAGTACCAAAACGCCGCCTTCTTCCTACGCCACGCCAAAGACATTACCATTGAAAAAACCAAGACCGACTGGGGCAACCTGTGCCCGGATTACAGCTGTGCGGTAGACGCCGCCTATGTGGACAATCTGGAGCTGATACGCCTAACCGGCCATGCCGCCGACCCGGCAGAGGACGACCTAAAGCTGCGCCATGTGCGGCTGGTAAAATAA